In the genome of Montipora foliosa isolate CH-2021 chromosome 3, ASM3666993v2, whole genome shotgun sequence, one region contains:
- the LOC137995107 gene encoding uncharacterized protein gives MPQWCIAYGCTNSSDMEIKKSWHRLPLENKELLSKWLAKIRRTNTPVNEHSRLCGDHFEADYFKKIPGSSRVNLKPGSIPTKFCFVQEKTPRKLPAERKSVERKQPRLNVNDPSDDIAECEIDKVELEIEESEEERLRGRIKELELSLERETARRKTAEAALETKRFSVKNLRQDPKVFKFYTGFTEEQFSCLLEFFGDGMNNLTYWGSSSASNSNNEDLGGSKPGPSRKLTSEDELLLVLTRLRVGMLEQDLAVRFELSQSHVSRIITTWVNAMFHRFKEVEIWPMQIYIEQPKNPEAQQLTFSTYKNHNTLKSLIGISGDGAINFVSTLEGGSISDRDLTVKSGILGKDWAKGDVLMADRGFEIQDDLAPLGVKLNIPPFLKGKGQFQEDELVETRRIAKFRIHVERAIERIKNYHILDYVPITLCSSGIIDQMFFVCAMLTNFLPPLVSDNKEISDMTS, from the exons ATGCCTCAATGGTGTATTGCCTACGGCTGTACAAACTCTTCAGACATGGAAATCAAAAAGTCCTGGCATCGCTTACCGCTGGAGAACAAAGAACTGCTTTCCAAATGGCTTGCAAAAATTCGACGAACGAACACGCCAGTTAATGAGCACTCGAGGCTATGTGGTGACCACTTTGAGGCcgattactttaaaaaaatcccGGGTTCCTCGCGTGTCAACTTAAAACCAGGGTCTATTCCCACAAAGTTTTGCTTTGTTCAAGAGAAAACACCGAGGAAACTTCCAGCAGAGCGAAAATCGGTCGAAAGGAAACAGCCACGTTTAAACGTAAACGACCCGTCAGATGATATTGCAGAATGTGAGATTGACAAAGTGGAGCTCGAGATCGAGGAGTCTGAAGAAGAACGGTTGAGAGGAAGAATCAAAGAATTGGAGCTATCCCTGGAGAGAGAAACTGCCCGAAGGAAAACAGCTGAAGCTGCCTTAGAAACTAAGAGATTCTCTGTGAAAAATTTGCGACAAGATCCAAAGGTATTTAAATTTTATACCGGTTTTACTGAAGAACAGTTTTCTTGCCTTTTGGaattttttggcgatggaatGAACAATCTGACCTACTGGGGATCATCAAGTGCTTCCAATTCCAACAATGAAGATTTGGGAGGTTCGAAACCTGGGCCGTCAAGGAAACTGACCTCTGAAGATGAGCTACTTCTGGTGTTGACCAGGCTGCGTGTTGGAATGCTTGAACAAGATTTAGCTGTTCGTTTTGAGCTCTCGCAATCGCATGTATCAAGAATTATCACCACCTGGGTTAATGCCATGTTTCACCGCTTTAAAGAAGTAGAAATCTGGCCAATGC AAATTTATATTGAACAGCCCAAAAACCCCGAGGCTCAGCAGCTTACATTCTCGACATACAAGAATCATAACACCCTGAAGTCCCTCATTGGAATCAGTGGTGATGGTGCAATAAACTTTGTCTCCACTTTAGAAGGTGGGTCAATTTCAGACAGGGATCTGACAGTGAAATCTGGCATTCTTGGCAAGGACTGGGCTAAGGGTGATGTGCTAATGGCAGATCGTGGGTTTGAAATACAAGATGACCTCGCACCTTTGGGTGTGAAGTTGAACATTCCCCCTTTCTTAAAAGGGAAAGGTCAATTTCAAGAAGATGAACTTGTGGAAACTCGACGTATTGCCAAGTTTCGCATTCATGTTGAGCGAGCCATTGAGCGAATCAAAAATTATCACATCTTGGACTATGTGCCAATCACATTGTGCTCATCTGGCATTATTGATCAAATGTTCTTTGTTTGTGCAATGCTGACAAACTTTCTGCCACCATTAGTGTCAGACAACAAGGAAATCAGCGACATGACCTCCTGA
- the LOC137994365 gene encoding noelin-like, with the protein MFLYRHLVCLLLAFMAIDALENATVNLRTKRSLSTQDLVLELMHRMIIEEKHDLAKAGINDDILQRDNCTNIKSIGKPVTHNSRGNHYGAWMKDPLGIMGAETIFVMEGFYDRRELEEYENMVMFKAGLVRKKHTLPYDWDGAGAVVYGPFLYYNRENSNQIVKYNLRSGHIEAEIGLSYCAPRSYPYQWGGHSGMDLAVDEQGLWVFCGNTNNGNRLRASKIDVVGNTIARSFNLNTGPITSIGNAFVACGVIYTIDEPDDRFTKINFAYDTKTGNQWNPNIKFINQYLYSSMVDYNPREKLLYAWDSQHQVTYPIIFEKH; encoded by the exons ATGTTTCTATATCGTCATCTTGTTTGCCTTCTTCTCGCTTTCATGGCT ATTGATGCACTTGAGAATGCCACAGTCAATTTGCGAACCAAAAGATCCTTGTCCACTCAAGATCTCGTTCTGGAACTG ATGCATAGGATGATTATTGAGGAGAAGCATGACTTGGCCAAAGCAGGCATCAATGATGACATTCTCCAGAGAG ACAATTGCACTAACATCAAGTCGATTGGTAAACCTGTGACCCACAACTCAAGGGGCAATCATTATGGAGCCTGGATGAAAGACCCTTTGGGAATCATGGGAGCTGAAACTATATTTGTGATGGAAGGTTTTTATGACAGAAGGGAGCTTGAAGAGTATGAAAACATGGTCATGTTTAAAGCAGGTCTGGTGCGTAAGAAGCACACATTGCCTTATGACTGGGACGGAGCAGGTGCTGTTGTGTATGGGCCATTTCTCTACTACAACAG AGAAAACTCCAACCAAATTGTGAAGTACAATCTGCGCTCAGGGCACATAGAGGCTGAAATAGGCTTGAGTTATTGCGCACCGAGAAGTTACCCGTACCAGTGGGGTGGCCACAGTGGAATGGACCTGGCAGTGGATGAGCAGGGGTTGTGGGTGTTTTGTGGAAACACCAACAACGGGAATAGACTAAGGGCAAGTAAAATTGATGTGGTGGGGAACACGATTGCTCGCAGTTTTAACCTAAACACAG GACCTATCACTTCGATTGGGAATGCTTTTGTTGCTTGTGGAGTGATCTACACTATTGACGAGCCCGATGACAGATTCACCAAAATCAACTTTGCTTACGACACGAAGACAGGAAATCAGTGGAACCCAAACATAAAATTTATTAACCAGTACTTGTACAGCTCCATGGTTGATTACAATCCAAGGGAGAAATTATTATACGCTTGGGATAGCCAACATCAAGTCACTTATCCCattatttttgagaaacatTGA